Proteins from a genomic interval of Cupriavidus sp. WKF15:
- a CDS encoding GGDEF domain-containing protein: protein MAFRRRLRPVGNTHASNPAAGRSRSLKRKLSAATAVAALCTVGLAALVMARAYGDFAAARQNLYDISEYRVLLDAANVLSAERGPANSVLGEAPAERSAARERLREFRARSDAALSRLLAPPPAPAGLHQHSMPPLMVERVRERLRRARADIDALASRQREDRQMDELQHAIEAMFEAVDALQPLVGWQVRQLSACHPGLSAPALTGKMLGDLREYGGRAASQIMAPVAAHQPIPIRTLADTSRSRGRLVELWELAGPAYNMYGETPQLQQAYADASYQFFGHGLAMVDSMVMQGRQSGRYSMTPTEFTNRYVPTLEPLERLRSAFLDEVIAHFEADRKRALHVLAIAGGATALILLVLGYLLVFAQRSVFLPLLHARDAVIALAEGRSRPGFAMPATSREMRRLFDALDILRRKLRERATLTEQLEHQARTDSLTGLLNRRALEHIAVQPANPDGPATVSLILMDVDRFKQINDRHGHPTGDEVLRVVADLMRDLVNPGYALARFGGEEFAVLVPGAGTNEAASIAQALRTAICAEPIRLADGNRLPVTASFGVATGRIGAIHWPRLFAEADAAMYRAKTDGRNCVRRADQPAETVDD, encoded by the coding sequence CTGAAGCGCAAGCTGTCGGCCGCCACCGCGGTGGCCGCGCTGTGTACGGTTGGCCTGGCTGCCCTGGTGATGGCCCGCGCGTATGGCGATTTCGCCGCGGCGCGGCAGAACCTGTATGACATCTCGGAATACCGTGTCCTGCTGGACGCGGCCAATGTGCTGTCGGCCGAACGCGGCCCCGCCAACAGTGTGCTGGGAGAGGCGCCGGCCGAAAGAAGCGCAGCGCGGGAGAGGCTGCGCGAATTCCGCGCGCGCAGCGACGCCGCGCTCTCGCGGCTGCTGGCGCCGCCACCCGCGCCAGCCGGCCTGCACCAGCACTCTATGCCGCCATTGATGGTGGAGCGCGTGCGCGAGCGGCTGCGCCGGGCGCGCGCGGACATCGATGCGCTGGCAAGCCGCCAGCGCGAAGACCGGCAGATGGATGAACTCCAGCACGCCATCGAAGCCATGTTCGAAGCCGTGGATGCCTTGCAGCCGCTGGTCGGCTGGCAGGTACGGCAGTTGTCGGCATGCCACCCCGGCCTCTCGGCGCCTGCACTCACCGGCAAGATGCTCGGCGACCTGCGCGAGTACGGCGGGCGCGCGGCCTCGCAGATCATGGCGCCGGTTGCCGCGCACCAGCCGATCCCGATCCGCACCCTTGCCGATACATCACGCTCGCGCGGTCGCCTGGTGGAACTGTGGGAACTGGCCGGACCCGCCTACAACATGTACGGCGAAACCCCGCAGCTCCAGCAGGCGTACGCCGACGCGAGCTACCAGTTCTTTGGCCACGGGTTGGCCATGGTCGACAGCATGGTGATGCAAGGCCGCCAGTCGGGGCGCTACTCGATGACGCCGACGGAGTTCACCAACCGCTATGTGCCCACACTGGAGCCGCTGGAACGACTGCGCAGCGCATTCCTCGATGAGGTCATCGCGCATTTCGAGGCCGACCGCAAACGCGCATTGCACGTGCTCGCAATCGCCGGCGGCGCCACGGCGCTGATCCTGCTGGTGCTCGGCTACCTGCTGGTGTTCGCGCAGCGCTCGGTATTCCTGCCTTTGCTGCACGCGCGCGATGCCGTCATCGCCCTGGCCGAGGGACGCAGCCGCCCGGGCTTCGCCATGCCGGCAACCAGCCGCGAGATGCGGCGCCTGTTCGATGCGCTCGATATCCTGCGCCGCAAGCTGCGCGAGCGCGCAACGCTCACCGAGCAGCTCGAGCACCAGGCCCGTACCGACAGCCTGACCGGACTGCTGAACCGGCGCGCGCTGGAGCATATTGCCGTGCAACCCGCCAATCCGGACGGACCCGCGACCGTGAGCCTGATCCTGATGGACGTCGATCGATTCAAGCAGATCAACGACCGGCATGGACACCCCACCGGCGACGAGGTGCTGCGCGTGGTGGCTGACCTGATGCGCGACCTGGTGAATCCCGGCTACGCGCTGGCCCGCTTTGGCGGCGAGGAATTCGCGGTGCTCGTGCCGGGCGCCGGCACCAACGAAGCCGCGTCCATCGCGCAGGCATTGCGCACGGCGATCTGCGCCGAGCCCATCCGCCTGGCCGACGGCAACCGGCTGCCCGTGACCGCCAGTTTTGGCGTGGCGACCGGTCGCATCGGCGCGATCCACTGGCCGCGCTTGTTTGCCGAGGCCGACGCCGCGATGTACCGCGCCAAGACCGACGGCCGCAATTGCGTGCGGCGCGCCGATCAACCCGCCGAGACCGTCGACGATTGA